The following proteins are co-located in the Candidatus Nanosynbacter sp. HMT-352 genome:
- a CDS encoding histidine kinase N-terminal 7TM domain-containing protein — MDKIKKPRLYCFSPAVMLATLTIEIILAIYTFWKYKLNAVTKIVIMLLICLALFQWAEYNVCEGAIFLDNLGWAKLGYIAITMLPPLGIHLIYKISGDKRRWIPVLGYTFAAMFISYFLLEANGIKSGACLGNYVIFENQPGVGMWYGLYYYGLLFAAIAYACVRSKTSSKHIRRSLGSLIVGYVLFMAPTTFVNIIDPSTIIGIPSIMCGFAVLMAVVLAGKVLPEYVNEK; from the coding sequence ATGGATAAGATTAAAAAACCGAGACTCTATTGTTTCTCTCCAGCGGTAATGTTGGCGACGTTGACAATTGAAATTATTCTGGCAATATATACTTTTTGGAAATATAAATTGAATGCTGTGACGAAGATTGTGATCATGCTGTTGATCTGTTTGGCGCTGTTTCAATGGGCTGAATATAATGTTTGTGAAGGTGCAATTTTTCTGGATAATCTCGGCTGGGCTAAACTTGGCTATATTGCAATTACTATGCTTCCGCCTCTGGGTATTCATTTGATATATAAAATTTCTGGCGATAAGAGGCGGTGGATTCCTGTGCTTGGTTATACTTTTGCCGCAATGTTTATTAGTTATTTTCTATTGGAGGCTAACGGAATTAAGTCTGGGGCTTGCCTGGGTAATTATGTGATTTTTGAAAATCAGCCGGGTGTCGGAATGTGGTATGGTTTGTATTATTACGGCCTATTATTTGCGGCAATTGCTTATGCGTGTGTTAGGAGTAAAACATCCAGCAAACACATTCGGCGCTCTCTAGGTTCGTTGATTGTGGGATATGTTCTATTTATGGCGCCTACGACGTTTGTCAATATCATCGATCCATCGACTATTATCGGAATTCCGTCAATTATGTGTGGATTTGCAGTTTTGATGGCGGTAGTTTTAGCTGGGAAAGTTTTGCCAGAATATGTAAATGAGAAATGA
- the ligA gene encoding NAD-dependent DNA ligase LigA, producing the protein MTPKKPRIDEIKDLLNRYSYEYYTLNKPSVSDAVYDSLMDELKKIESDHPELITVDSPTQRVGNKLLDGFQKVKHARRMVSLNDVFDKSEVEAWIERTGKLIPGQRHEFFTDIKMDGLACALIYVDGVLFQAVTRGDSFVGEDVTNNVRTIKNVPLRLREAAGFENFLHGRTEIRGEIVMLKRDFEELNKKQKSLGLPTFANPRNLAAGTIRQLDPALVAARPLHFRGYDVIRDDSSEVPTNSFAYEGLTALGISRNQQASVFDNLSDVMKFVDEWSDKRHDLPFNTDGLVIKINDREIYDNLGMVGKNPRGAVAYKYAAEEATTIVRDIVISIGRTGAATPVAVFDPVVVAGTTVQHASLHNADEIERLDIRRGDTVVIFKAGDIIPQVENVLKELRPADSEPIDYEAELKRQYPELEFVRPEGEAVYRVKGSSGPLILKRALAHFASKGALDIDTLGEKNVEVLIDNGLVRDLADIFTLTKDDLLKLDRFADISAQKLISAIADKKRPELERFLYGLGIRHIGAQTAIDLTNHFESMENLAKATIDDLRQVDGVGEIVAESVVAWFADEDNVKLLNKFTELGVVPRFNKKSGGLSGKSFVITGTLKSMGRDAVADKIRNLGGVFQTAVSKDTTYLVAGGKVGASKLKKAEQYGTKIIDEQELLRMIENAG; encoded by the coding sequence GTGACACCAAAAAAACCAAGAATTGACGAAATTAAAGACCTGTTAAATCGTTATAGCTACGAATACTACACCTTGAACAAACCGAGTGTGAGCGATGCGGTTTATGACAGCCTGATGGATGAACTGAAGAAAATTGAATCGGATCACCCAGAACTGATTACTGTCGATAGTCCTACGCAGCGAGTTGGAAATAAGCTGCTCGACGGTTTTCAAAAAGTAAAGCACGCGCGCCGAATGGTCAGTTTGAATGACGTTTTCGATAAAAGTGAAGTTGAGGCGTGGATTGAGCGAACTGGTAAATTGATACCGGGTCAGCGACATGAATTTTTTACGGATATAAAAATGGACGGATTGGCGTGTGCGTTGATTTATGTCGACGGCGTACTATTCCAAGCTGTGACGCGTGGCGATAGTTTTGTTGGCGAAGATGTAACGAATAATGTTCGGACTATTAAAAACGTACCGCTTCGTCTGCGTGAAGCGGCGGGTTTTGAGAATTTTTTGCATGGTCGGACAGAGATTCGTGGCGAAATTGTTATGCTGAAACGGGATTTTGAGGAGCTTAATAAAAAGCAGAAATCTCTAGGGCTGCCTACATTTGCCAATCCGCGCAATTTGGCTGCGGGGACGATTCGTCAATTAGATCCTGCGCTGGTGGCGGCGCGTCCGTTGCATTTTCGCGGATATGATGTGATTCGCGATGATAGTTCGGAAGTTCCGACGAATAGTTTTGCTTACGAGGGCTTGACGGCGCTGGGGATTTCTCGCAATCAGCAAGCCAGTGTCTTTGATAATTTATCCGACGTGATGAAATTTGTTGATGAGTGGAGCGACAAGCGTCATGATTTGCCGTTTAATACGGACGGGCTGGTTATTAAGATTAACGATCGAGAGATATACGACAATCTCGGGATGGTGGGTAAAAATCCGCGTGGGGCGGTGGCTTATAAGTATGCGGCCGAAGAAGCTACGACGATCGTTCGGGACATAGTCATTTCTATCGGGCGAACCGGTGCGGCGACTCCAGTGGCTGTGTTTGATCCAGTAGTGGTGGCGGGAACTACGGTGCAGCACGCCAGCTTGCATAACGCCGATGAAATTGAGCGTTTGGATATTCGACGAGGCGACACTGTGGTGATTTTTAAGGCTGGCGATATTATTCCGCAAGTTGAGAATGTTTTGAAGGAATTGCGACCCGCAGATTCTGAGCCAATTGATTATGAAGCAGAGCTAAAACGGCAATATCCGGAGTTGGAATTTGTGCGACCGGAAGGTGAAGCTGTTTACCGAGTTAAGGGCTCTAGTGGTCCGCTGATTTTGAAGCGAGCTTTGGCGCATTTCGCGTCTAAGGGCGCGCTTGACATTGATACGCTTGGCGAAAAGAACGTGGAAGTTTTGATTGACAATGGTTTGGTCAGAGATTTGGCGGATATTTTCACGCTTACTAAAGACGATTTGTTGAAGTTGGATCGGTTTGCTGATATTTCTGCGCAAAAGTTAATTTCTGCAATTGCTGATAAAAAACGCCCAGAATTAGAGCGATTTTTGTACGGTCTGGGAATCCGTCATATTGGCGCGCAAACGGCGATTGATTTGACGAATCATTTTGAGAGTATGGAAAATTTGGCGAAAGCGACGATTGATGATTTGCGACAAGTTGATGGCGTGGGTGAAATTGTTGCTGAGTCTGTAGTGGCGTGGTTTGCTGATGAGGATAATGTAAAATTGCTCAATAAATTCACCGAGCTAGGCGTCGTTCCTCGGTTTAATAAAAAATCTGGCGGGTTGAGCGGAAAAAGTTTTGTCATCACGGGTACTCTGAAATCTATGGGACGCGACGCTGTTGCGGATAAAATTCGTAATCTCGGTGGAGTTTTTCAAACTGCAGTTTCTAAAGACACGACATATTTGGTGGCTGGTGGTAAGGTTGGTGCTAGCAAATTGAAAAAGGCTGAGCAATACGGCACGAAAATCATTGACGAGCAAGAACTGTTGAGGATGATAGAAAACGCGGGATGA
- a CDS encoding M48 family metalloprotease: MYNAVFQNKRNTILIMSVFVIIIGVIGLFIGVATDSYSLALIIFICAILYAWLQYFIAGKLAMMMTGAQEISKNDAPELWRVVENLSIASGMPMPKVYVIDDPAPNAFATGRDPNHAIVGATTGLLDIMDKRELEAVMAHEMSHVRNYDIRVSMIAFGLVSAIGLFADLALRMMFYSDDRDRDVNPIIYAFGLIVGILAPLLATITQLAVSRQREYLADASGVLLTRDTEGLASALEKLRQYGRPMQKQSSSTANLFMNNPLKPGFFSKLFSTHPPLEDRIARLRNNATKM; the protein is encoded by the coding sequence ATGTACAATGCAGTTTTTCAAAACAAACGCAACACAATATTAATTATGTCTGTGTTTGTGATAATTATTGGAGTCATCGGTCTGTTTATTGGAGTGGCAACTGACAGCTATTCGCTAGCGCTCATCATTTTCATATGTGCGATATTGTATGCTTGGTTGCAATATTTTATAGCTGGCAAGTTGGCTATGATGATGACCGGCGCTCAGGAAATTAGCAAAAATGATGCTCCTGAACTTTGGCGAGTGGTGGAAAATTTGTCTATCGCTTCTGGCATGCCGATGCCGAAAGTTTATGTTATCGACGATCCAGCTCCAAATGCTTTTGCGACTGGTCGCGACCCAAATCATGCTATTGTTGGCGCGACTACTGGGCTTTTGGATATTATGGACAAGCGTGAGCTGGAAGCGGTTATGGCGCATGAAATGAGTCACGTGCGAAATTACGACATCCGTGTGAGTATGATTGCTTTTGGTTTGGTTAGCGCAATTGGGCTGTTTGCAGATTTGGCGCTTAGGATGATGTTTTATAGTGATGACCGTGACAGAGATGTTAATCCTATCATCTACGCTTTCGGGTTGATTGTGGGTATATTGGCGCCGCTTTTAGCAACGATAACCCAATTGGCGGTTAGTCGACAGCGTGAATATCTGGCGGATGCTTCGGGTGTATTATTGACACGAGATACTGAAGGGTTAGCAAGCGCGCTGGAAAAATTGCGCCAATACGGCAGACCAATGCAAAAACAAAGTTCTTCTACTGCCAATTTGTTCATGAATAATCCTTTGAAACCCGGATTTTTCTCAAAATTATTTAGTACTCATCCACCGCTAGAAGACAGAATTGCAAGGTTGAGAAATAACGCAACAAAGATGTAA
- a CDS encoding LemA family protein: MSPLVIVLIVTVVVLLVLVGVVIGAYNGLVVLRNRVEEAWSDITVQLKRRTDLIPNLVNSVKGYATHEKEVFEKVAEARSAIMNAGSVAETAKAENALEGALKSLFAVSEAYPELKANQNFLQLQQELVDTEDKIQAARRFYNGGVRDLNTKIQTFPTNIIAGMFGFQAKEFFDVEDRASIENPVEVKF; the protein is encoded by the coding sequence ATGAGTCCATTGGTAATTGTACTTATTGTTACAGTAGTAGTTTTATTAGTGCTCGTAGGAGTTGTAATTGGTGCATACAACGGTTTGGTTGTATTGCGTAACCGCGTAGAAGAAGCGTGGAGTGATATTACTGTCCAGTTAAAGCGCCGAACTGATCTAATTCCAAATTTGGTAAACTCAGTAAAAGGCTATGCTACACACGAAAAAGAAGTGTTTGAGAAGGTTGCAGAAGCTCGTTCGGCAATTATGAATGCCGGCAGCGTGGCTGAAACCGCCAAGGCTGAAAATGCTTTGGAAGGCGCTTTGAAGAGCTTGTTCGCCGTATCTGAGGCTTACCCAGAATTGAAAGCAAACCAGAACTTCTTGCAATTGCAGCAGGAATTGGTTGACACTGAGGATAAAATCCAAGCAGCTCGCCGATTCTACAACGGTGGCGTTCGCGACCTGAACACGAAGATCCAGACTTTCCCAACAAACATCATCGCGGGAATGTTTGGCTTCCAAGCTAAGGAATTCTTCGACGTTGAGGATCGCGCAAGCATCGAAAATCCAGTTGAAGTAAAGTTCTAA